The following are encoded in a window of Strix uralensis isolate ZFMK-TIS-50842 unplaced genomic scaffold, bStrUra1 scaffold_79, whole genome shotgun sequence genomic DNA:
- the LOC141938484 gene encoding uncharacterized protein LOC141938484 — protein MTEKDVYQNPPLVKNLDSFYALLAKYGARPSPPGEEWARDNWANLQSVTDRVISIHNEARLRSGKGKAIICAVLGASLVAAIEDRSKRRSHEKQIIESLENLVQLLQKTISNLEDQLEKEEENRCLKDALREEFSKSAESLSEIEMMMEEVGVRQISQIYPQKELKEAKKRFRENPRVRPLIKAEYAYINDEDNDPHITTKEIPYTPTELAKMKREYGRLPKESETEYVWRVSLTGGDQIQLNEKEASGYWGHGVFLTTGDRRAPWSLTQRAAYWAGGLNPLDRGDPLAITGTIDQLLESVHKAACLQMIHERKLVPGCESPMMLSVNPEIMTPLIRGLPESLRSTGIDLQRTIASLDPVEKLESFINGRRDETNTGSDSPFNHSSTPSRSKHKKRWTWGDVAQELIDYSRKYGPVRTLEEKSKGIRQIGAKDLPLSVSKTATSSTDHAAVADYSHSKTGGGQPLTRQQWWALGIKKGVPRDIMDGLPLNKLSKLISRWYGPKQHPQHSPTNTETSPVTPTAPPVENTGDGKRSTEVMNVAPVRLMLPGEESTVTIYMVVGNIPTNLLGIDALKELEKIPKAKGVAVYQYIDDILVGGDKEEEVGMTQQNIISHLENLGLQIPPEKVQKPSQEDAEKRYTAWEKGLFVVSLALIEVEKITRQQPIVLRGPFKVIKAVSNGTPPPDGVAQRASQNEWEVNRIPVWQKDKWQEILSIASQGNFAVGWVASHQVDGGSAGEWNNKADELARLAPVQKDQITEDWERLLEWLHIKRKHTGAKDLYREALARARNQKNTEWPWTDAYFGHTGVMGKNPLGMNLATVIIYDNMTFRSDKWEMTNSIHTWTVERGKEIQIGCKIFNASDAKDPPPLTQITIKEISNGKMGSRIGQTH, from the exons atgactgaaaaagatgtttatcaaaaccctccattagtaaaaaatcttgactcgttctatgcactcttggcaaagtatggagctcGACCCTCCCCGCCCGGGGAAGAGTGGGCTCGAGACAACTgggcaaatttacagagtgtaacagaccgagtgatttccatacataatgaggctagattacggtcaggtaaaggcaaagcgataatctgtgcagtccttggagccagcctggtcgcagcaattgaagaccgctctaagcggcgtagccatgaaaaacaaatcatagaatcccttgaaaatttggtacaacttttgcagaaaacaatctccaacctggaagatcaatta gaaaaggaggaagaaaaccgCTGTCTAAAAGATGCCCtaagagaagaattttcaaaGTCTGCTGAATCACTGAGTGAGATAGAAATGATGATGGAAGAGGTAGGTGTTCGGCAAATAAGTCAAATATACCCTCAAAAGGAactaaaggaagcaaagaaacgcTTCAGGGAGAACCCCCGAGTTAGACCTTTGATTAAAGCAGAATATGCTTATATAAATGATGAGGATAACGACCCACATATTACCACCAAAGAGATACCATATACTCCCACCGAATTGGCCAAGATGAAAAGAGAGTATGGGCGCCTTCCCAAAGAATCCGAAACAGAGTATGTATGGCGCGTATCTCTAACCGGAGGGGACCAAATTCAGTTAAATGAAAAGGAGGCAAGTGGTTACTGGGGTCACGGTGTCTTTTTAACAACAGGGGATAGACGTGCCCCATGGTCCCTAACCCAGCGGGCTGCTTATTGGGCCGGAGGGTTGAACCCTTTAGACAGGGGGGATCCCCTGGCAATCACAGGCACAATAGATCAATTGCTAGAAAGTGTGCACAAAGCAGCCTGCCTGCAAATGATACATGAAAGGAAATTAGTCCCTGGATGTGAATCCCCGATGATGTTGTCTGTGAATCCTGAAATCATGACTCCTTTAATAAGGGGGCTCCCAGAGTCACTCAGATCTACCGGGATTGATCTCCAAAGAACCATAGCATCTTTGGACCCGGTAGAAAAGCTGGAGAGCTTTATAAATGGCAGGAGAGATGAAACCAATACTGGCTCAGATTCACCTTTCAATCATAGCTCAACTCCTTCCCgttcaaaacataaaaagaggTGGACATGGGGAGATGTAGCTCAGGAATTGATAGATTATAGCAGGAAATATGGTCCTGTGAGGACTCTGGAGGAAAAATCAAAAGGGATCCGTCAAATAGGAGCTAAAGATCTACCCCTTTCCGTTAGCAAGACTGCAACCTCTTCCACTGACCATGCTGCTGTTGCTGACTACTCCCACTCTAAAACAGGAGGAGGACAGCCCCTGACTCGACAACAGTGGTGGGCTTTGGGAATTAAAAAGGGAGTTCCCAGGGATATAATGGATGGTTTACCCCTTAATAAGCTGAGTAAACTAATATCAAGGTGGTATGGTCCGAAACAACACCCACAGCACTCACCGACAAATACAGAAACCTCTCCTGTCACGCCCACGGCCCCCCCTGTGGAGAACACGGGCGACGGGAAAA GGTCAACAGAGGTTATGAACGTTGCTCCGGTTAGGCTGATGCTACCGGGAGAGGAAAGCACGGTCACTATTTACATGGTGGTTGGAAACATTCCAACCAACTTGTTAGGAATAGATGCCCTCAAAG aactggagaaaataccaaaagccAAAGGCGTAGCTGTTTATCAGTATATTGATGATATTCTTGTGGGGGGAGATAAAGAAGAGGAGGTAGGAATGACCCAACAGAACATCATCTCCCATTTGGAGAACCTGGGTTTGCAAATTCCCCCAGAAAAGGTCCAAAAGCCATCACAAGAA GATGCCGAGAAGAGATATACTGCATGGGAGAAAGGTTTGTTTGTGGTTAGCCTGGCTCTCATAGAAGTGGAGAAAATCACACGTCAACAACCAATTGTGCTAAGAGGCCCGTTCAAAGTTATAAAAGCAGTCTCTAACGGGACCCCCCCTCCTGATGGGGTAGCCCAGAGAGCCTCG caaaatgaaTGGGAGGTTAACAGAATTCCAGTATGGCAAAAGGACAAGTGGCAAGAAATCTTGAGCATTGCCAGCCAAGGGAACTTTGCTGTGGGATGGGTAGCTTCTCATCAAGTAGATGGGGGCTCAGCAGGAGAATGgaacaacaaagctgatgaattaGCAAGACTAGCTCCTGTACAAAAGGACCAGATCACAGAAGACTGGGAACGTCTGTTAGAATGGTTGCATATAAAACGAAAACATACGGGAGCTAAAGATCTGTATCGTGAAGCCCTTGCTCGAG CCcgtaaccaaaagaatacagaatggccttggacagatgcctATTTTGGGCATACAGGCGTCATGGGAAAAAATCCATTGGGGATGAATTTGGCAACCGTCATAATATATGACAACATGACATTTCGATCAGACAAATGGGAAATGACAAATTCGATCCATACCTGGAcagttgaaagaggaaaagagatacAGATCGGTTGTAAAATCTTCAATGCAAGTGATGCAAAAGATCCGCCTCCCCTGACTCAAATCACCATCAAGGAAATTTCCAACGGAAAAATGGGATCCAGAATAGGCCAAACCCATT